From Anopheles coluzzii chromosome 3, AcolN3, whole genome shotgun sequence, the proteins below share one genomic window:
- the LOC120954821 gene encoding peritrophin-1-like codes for MFKHNLLVCVVLAAFIITTGAQRNPCLGIPDGMFVNDFTSCEGYFLCMSETPTHAQCPPGFYFNEAQQLCDFPQNVFCHVCNQQNGVQLFPHPTNCDQFITCSNGISFVGNCKTGETYDVVLQACKSEMRVDCERLRCPDIDNPNVVVFIPGIQSCDEYFLCQAGTPIQRFCAPGLHWNRVAQRCDFPELAQCPL; via the exons atgttcaaacATAACCTGCTAGTGTGTGTAGTTTTGGCTGCGTTTATCATCACAACTGGTGCTCAGCGTAATCCTTGTCTGGGCATACCTGATGGGATGTTTGTTAATGATTTCACATCCTGCGAAGGGTATTTCTTATGCATGAGTGAAACTCCAACACATGCCCAATGTCCGCCTGGTTTCTATTTCAACGAGGCACAGCAGCTGTGCGATTTTCCGCAGAATGTGTTCTGTCACGTGTGTAATCAACAAAACGGTGTCCAGCTATTTCCACATCCCACAAATTGCGACCAGTTCATCACTTGCTCAAACGGGATCTCGTTTGTTGGCAATTGCAAGACCGGCGAAACGTACGACGTAGTTTTGCAGGCGTGCAAGAGTGAAATGCGCGTTGATTGTGAACGTTTGAGATGTCCCGATATCGACAACCCTAATGTTGTGGTATTTATTCCGGGCATTCAGTCGTGTGATGAGTATTTCTTATGTCAAGCTGGAACACCAATTCAGCGGTTTTGCGCTCCGGGATTGCATTGGAACCGAGTTGCTCAACGATGTGACTTTCCCGAATTGGCTCAGTGCCC ATTGTAA
- the LOC120954804 gene encoding uncharacterized protein LOC120954804, with protein sequence MIRSVLALFLLGCATAQAQTNPCQGQPNYRFVADATSCYKYFTCVNGEPFPQECPVPFVFVEATQSCDYGDRNACVNCPATGIQNFPVSGSCTQFIQCIEGSQFPRECPPGTAFDSNSGQCNLASAVNCIACPAEDDPANPTFIPDATDCRKYFICVGGSGIEQICPEGTSFNPSLNVCDLPDRVQCPAVPVLLQASQASNGALCQNNRGMTFEPVPNKCSSYIMCLNSLPYEMSCPPGKSFDKTAKLCMNTGEAKCLYDLKSLCGGTTFDVNTVAYPNDCSKYLLCIYNEVYEIECSPHQKYDTRTNRCVDANKALCENDGPVISEPNPFINPCADNVGVNMVPDPSNCQRYFTCINTQSFPNTCPGNQIFDIVSKSCGPVKQSTCIHDVAPAPQSPPPPPPPPPPPSPSPSPTPSPRPPAPAPSNPNNPCRNNNGITYKPHAIDCTRYFMCMDTQSIERSCPSGQVFDIYVKACGSKQTSTCILDINPCDKNMGIAYKPHPSDCTLYYMCMDTQAIDRSCGSGQIFDIEKLACGPESTSVCILDQKPSEPIPTTLPPSPTTPSPAINPCANNVGIAYLPHPQDCNRYYMCMDSQALERSCAFGEIFDIYKTTCGPSETSSCILNPTPTSTPGDIPKPPTSPPNLNPLFVCPEPTGNFPHPTNCNLYYLCINSQSFQRECGPNLVFDIQIMQCNRPEDSICQADLVTPPTAGTGAATPPPPTFPTPPTVGTTTEATPPVPTAPTPPVTEGDEPTAPTAGPTTIPPSVPTAPTVPGPEPTLPPPTPPASVPTAPSPSPTVPTAPSPSPTTTTTPAPTPAPTTPTPVPTPAPTPAPTPAPTPAPTPAPTPAPTPGVPGNPPYCPVDQTFYYPHPNCSMFYRCVWGTLFEMTCPPNQFWNQEQSFCDHPFNVNCPSAGK encoded by the exons ATGATAA GATCAGTATTGGCGCTATTCCTTTTGGGATGCGCAACGGCTCAAGCACAAACAAACCCTTGCCAAGGCCAACCTAACTACCGTTTTGTGGCCGATGCAACAAGCTGctataaatattttacatgTGTCAATGGTGAACCTTTTCCGCAAGAATGTCCCGtgccatttgtttttgttgaagcAACTCAGTCATGCGACTATGGTGATCGAAACGCATGCGTTAACTGTCCAGCGACCGGCATTCAAAACTTTCCAGTAAGTGGTTCCTGCACCCAATTTATTCAGTGCATCGAGGGTAGCCAGTTTCCGCGTGAATGCCCACCGGGTACGGCGTTCGACTCAAACAGTGGACAGTGCAACTTAGCATCGGCAGTCAATTGTATAGCATGTCCTGCCGAGGATGATCCTGCTAACCCAACATTTATACCAGATGCAACCGACTGTCGGAAGTATTTCATTTGCGTCGGTGGTTCAGGAATCGAACAAATCTGCCCAGAAGGAACTAGCTTCAATCCATCGCTAAACGTTTGTGATCTTCCGGACCGAGTGCAATGTCCAGCTGTT CCCGTTCTGCTTCAAGCATCTCAAGCTTCGAATGGAGCACTGTGTCAAAATAATCGGGGTATGACATTTGAGCCCGTTCCTAACAAATGCAGTTCCTATATAATGTGCCTTAATTCCCTGCCATACGAAATGTCCTGCCCCCCCGGAAAGTCCTTCGATAAGACTGCTAAACTATGCATGAACACTGGCGAAGCTAAGTGTCTGTATGATTTGAAATCACTATGCGGTGGTACGACCTTTGATGTGAACACTGTTGCCTATCCAAATGATTGCTCAAAATACCTTTTGTGTATCTACAACGAAGTCTATGAAATTGAGTGCTCCCCTCACCAGAAATACGATACGCGAACGAACCGTTGTGTCGACGCAAATAAAGCACTCTGTGAAAACGACGGCCCGGTAATCTCAGAACCGAACCCATTCATAAACCCATGTGCAGATAACGTAGGAGTTAACATGGTGCCAGACCCTTCCAATTGTCAGCGGTATTTTACCTGCATTAATACGCAAAGCTTCCCAAATACTTGTCCCGGAAATCAGATATTTGACATTGTCTCAAAAAGCTGCGGACCCGTCAAGCAGTCCACTTGTATCCACGATGTCGCCCCAGCACCTCAAtcccctccaccaccaccgccaccaccaccaccaccgtcaccaTCGCCATCTCCTACTCCTAGTCCGAGGCCACCAGCTCCGGCACCTTCCAATCCTAACAATCCGTGCCGAAATAATAATGGCATAACTTATAAACCCCATGCGATCGATTGCACGCGATACTTTATGTGTATGGATACTCAGTCGATCGAACGATCATGCCCATCTGGTCAAGTATTCGATATCTATGTAAAAGCTTGTGGTTCCAAACAAACGTCCACCTGCATTCTGGATATTAATCCGTGCGATAAAAACATGGGTATTGCCTACAAACCACATCCTAGCGATTGTACCCTATATTACATGTGTATGGATACACAGGCAATTGACCGATCGTGCGGCTCGGGGCAAATATTCGATATCGAAAAGCTTGCCTGCGGTCCAGAATCGACCTCTGTATGCATTTTAGATCAGAAACCATCAGAACCGATTCCCACCACTTTACCACCGAGCCCTACCACACCGTCCCCCGCCATCAACCCGTGCGCAAACAACGTCGGAATTGCTTATCTTCCACATCCACAGGATTGTAATCGGTACTATATGTGTATGGACTCACAAGCTCTCGAGCGATCATGTGCCTTTGGAGAAATATTTGATATTTACAAAACTACTTGCGGTCCTAGTGAGACATCGAGTTGCATCTTGAATCCCACTCCAACAAGTACTCCTGGCGATATCCCAAAGCCACCAACGTCTCCTCCAAACTTGAACCCCTTATTTGTTTGTCCTGAACCAACAGGAAATTTCCCGCATCCTACGAATTGCAACCTTTACTATCTTTGCATCAATAGCCAATCGTTTCAGCGTGAATGTGGTCCTAACCTAGTATTTGATATCCAAATCATGCAATGCAACCGACCCGAAGATTCTATTTGCCAAGCTGATCTTGTCACTCCCCCAACTGCTGGTACGGGTGCGGCgactccaccaccaccaacatttccaacaccaccaacagtaGGAACCACTACTGAAGCTACGCCACCTGTACCCACAGCACCTACTCCACCTGTTACAGAGGGTGACGAACCAACTGCTCCAACTGCAGGACCTACCACAATACCTCCTTCTGTTCCCACTGCTCCCACTGTTCCTGGACCTGAACCTACACTTCCTCCACCAACTCCACCAGCCTCTGTTCCAACTGCTCCGTCTCCATCCCCTACCGTTCCGACTGCTCCGTCTCCTTCacccaccactactactacacctGCACCAACTCCCGCACCTACTACTCCAACTCCTGTTCCCACACCAGCACCAACTCCTGCACCAACACCGGCTCCAACGCCGGCACCAACACCGGCACCAACGCCAGCTCCAACACCTGGGGTTCCAGGTAACCCTCCTTACTGTCCGGTTGATCAAACATTCTATTATCCCCACCCAAACTGCTCAATGTTCTACCGTTGTGTGTGGGGCACTTTATTCGAAATGACCTGTCCACCAAATCAGTTCTGGAACCAAGAACAAAGTTTCTGCGATCATCCTTTCAACGTTAACTGTCCCTCAGCAGGCAAATAA
- the LOC120954818 gene encoding peritrophin-1-like isoform X1, producing MLLYFGDSKIQRMAMHSAHFLAVFCFAVVNVVSCGVIELRNEPTCLPGDDYFSAGPECYNFYSCRNGVLEIIECPGGLLWNDDIKRCDAAENVQCEDEQTPEPTTQAPTTEAPTPAPTTEAPTPAPTTSTPSNTFLPEVEGALPILFPGSECPEGIRAFLLHPTECRRYYYCLYGVQYPQTCPFLEFFNFVVGRCVPQDQKFCFPGSE from the exons ATGTTGCTGTATTTCGGAGATAGTAAAATTCAAAGGATGGCCATGCACT CAGCACATTTCCTCGcagtattttgttttgctgttgtcaATGTTGTATCATGCGGTGTTATTGAGCTCAGAAACGAGCCGACTTGTTTGCCAGGAGACGATTATTTTTCTGCCGGTCCAGagtgttacaacttttattcCTGTCGCAATGGTGTACTAGAAATCATTGAATGCCCGGGGGGATTACTTTGGAATGATGATATTAAACGTTGTGATGCTGCTGAAAATGTACAATGTGAG GATGAACAAACACCGGAACCAACAACACAAGCACCTACTACAGAGGCTCCAACACCAGCACCCACTACAGAGGCTCCAACACCAGCACCGACCACATCAACCCCGTCTAATACATTTTTGCCAGAAGTTGAGGGTGCATTGCCCATACTGTTTCCTGGTTCTGAATGTCCAGAAGGCATCCGTGCCTTTTTACTGCATCCAACTGAATGCCGGCGTTATTACTACTGTTTGTATGGTGTTCAGTATCCTCAGACGTGTCCGTTTTTGgaatttttcaactttgttgTAGGACGTTGCGTACCTCAAGATCAAAAGTTCTGTTTCCCCGGaagtgaa
- the LOC120954818 gene encoding peritrophin-1-like isoform X2, which produces MLLYFGDSKIQRMAMHSHFLAVFCFAVVNVVSCGVIELRNEPTCLPGDDYFSAGPECYNFYSCRNGVLEIIECPGGLLWNDDIKRCDAAENVQCEDEQTPEPTTQAPTTEAPTPAPTTEAPTPAPTTSTPSNTFLPEVEGALPILFPGSECPEGIRAFLLHPTECRRYYYCLYGVQYPQTCPFLEFFNFVVGRCVPQDQKFCFPGSE; this is translated from the exons ATGTTGCTGTATTTCGGAGATAGTAAAATTCAAAGGATGGCCATGCACT CACATTTCCTCGcagtattttgttttgctgttgtcaATGTTGTATCATGCGGTGTTATTGAGCTCAGAAACGAGCCGACTTGTTTGCCAGGAGACGATTATTTTTCTGCCGGTCCAGagtgttacaacttttattcCTGTCGCAATGGTGTACTAGAAATCATTGAATGCCCGGGGGGATTACTTTGGAATGATGATATTAAACGTTGTGATGCTGCTGAAAATGTACAATGTGAG GATGAACAAACACCGGAACCAACAACACAAGCACCTACTACAGAGGCTCCAACACCAGCACCCACTACAGAGGCTCCAACACCAGCACCGACCACATCAACCCCGTCTAATACATTTTTGCCAGAAGTTGAGGGTGCATTGCCCATACTGTTTCCTGGTTCTGAATGTCCAGAAGGCATCCGTGCCTTTTTACTGCATCCAACTGAATGCCGGCGTTATTACTACTGTTTGTATGGTGTTCAGTATCCTCAGACGTGTCCGTTTTTGgaatttttcaactttgttgTAGGACGTTGCGTACCTCAAGATCAAAAGTTCTGTTTCCCCGGaagtgaa